TACCGCAACAGTTTTTGCCGGATCTCTTCGCCGGTCGTTTCTGCTGCGAGCGTGTAAGCACCACCCGGGACCGACGGCACCGGGAGCGAACAGCGGACGGCCGAGTGAATCAGCGCGACGTGGGCCGCGAGGTCAGCGGTTCCCGTTGTGCGGGCGGCGGCCTGGAGCCGGGCCATGAGATCGATGGACGTTGCGGGGCTACCGGTGGGGGGCGCCAGGGCTGTGACAACCGCATCACAGACCCAGACAAGGGCGGTCCACGGAACGGTCAGCACGCGGGCCTCGTTCGCGTCCGTTCGGCCGCTCGCGAGCAGGTACTTGTAGTGTTCAGCGGTGTGCGGTTCCAGCGTCGAGCGTTCGGCCGGTGTCGGGCGCGTGCTCGTTCGTGTTACGCTTTTGAACCCGTTCCTGCCGTTGGATTTGGGCGGCTCACTCGCGATGGGAGCGCGCACCTGTCGCTCCCCGCTGCCTGCGGGGACGAGGCTCTCGAACAGCTCGAACTTGTCGGCGAATCGTTGAATCAGATCGTTGGTCGCGCCGGTGACCGCGATTACCGAAACGGTGTGCCCGCGGCGCTTCAGTTCCAGGATCACCGGAATGAAGTCCGCGTCACCGGAAACGAGAACGAAATGTTCGAGTGGGGCGCCCGGGCTGAGCAGCGCGACCGCGTCCATCGCGAGCTTCATGTCAGCGGCGTTCTTGTTCGCGGACTTCCCGGACAGGCGGAACACCTGGACCGGTTCGACGCCCTGGCGCATCAAGTCTTGGGGTTCGACGCGCAGAGATTCAAAGTCGGCATACGCGCGCCGAACCGCGAACGGGAGCCCGGTCATACGTTGAGCGTGCCGGACCAGGTTCTTCATGTCCTCGGCGAACGACGGCCGCTCTTCGACCCGGATGCCCCTGTTATTGAAGTAGTCGACCCGGCTCAAAAAGAAGTTTTCAAGATCTATCAGTAGTACGGCTGATGGCTTCATGGGCGCCTCGTCCGTCCGGTGATCTGGTAGATCGTAACACCCGCGGGGGCGCGGAACAACCGATCACTCGTCGCTCGCGTTGATCTGCCCCTTGAGTACCCGCTGTGTGGCCTCCCAGCCGGCTTCGAGGTGGGCGAAGTAGGCGCTCGGGTCGAGTGTGTCAGTCAATTCACCTGTAAGTTCAAAGAGCCACCCGCGCCCGTAGTTGTCGAGGTTGATCGTTCCCGGGTCTTCTAGAAGCGCGGCGTTGAACCGCACGATCCGCCCCGCGCCCGGCGCGTACAGCCCGGACGTGGCCTTCTGCGTCTCGATGAATCCGATCTCCTGCTTCGCGGTGACGAGCCCCGGTTCGATCCGCCATTCAAGGAAGTAGACGTCCTGCATGAGCCGCACCGCGTAGGCGGTGAACCCGAAGACGTGAACTCCGTCCTCACCGGGTCGGCACCACATGTGGTTCTTGCAGTAGCGCAAGTCGCCCGGCACCGGTGCCGGGTGTTTGCCCATCATGAACGTGAGCGGTTCGGACATGAGGCGTTTCACCGGGGATGCGGAACCGCGGACGGCAGCAGAAAACATCAGCCGCGGATAAACGCATATAGACGCGGATCAGAAAGACAGATTGACCACAAAAAAGACACAAAGGCTTTGGTTCAGCCCACCTGGAGTTGAACCAAAGCGTCCGTCTTCTGCCTGATCCGCGTTATCTGCGGCGCTCCTACTTTTTTGTCGTTTACGTGTACCGCGAGCTAATGTACTGCGGGTCGAAGAACGTGGGGAGGTGGCGGTCGATCTGAATGAGGCCGTCGGGCGTGCAGTCGATGCTCTCGCCGGTCACGTTGAGCCAGCCGTCGCTCTCCAGTTTCTCGAACGCGGCGCGGAACTCGTCGCGGATGTCCACTTGATACTTGTCGCGGAAGTACCCGACGTCGAGGTGCCCGGTCTTCAGCAACAGCACGATCTCGCGAATGAGCCGGTCGCGCTCGGCTGTGGGGAACGCGCGACCGAGCGGGAGCTCGCCGGCGTCCAGGCGCGCGACATAAGCCTCCCAGGTGTCGACGTTCTGGATGTGGACGCCGTTCACGTGCCCGAACGACGCGACGCCCGTTCCGAACATATCGGCCCCGCGCCAGAGCGCCTCGCGGTACACGAACCGCGTCTTCGCCTTGCTCTTCACCACCGTTGTGGCACTGGAAACTTCGTAGCCCGCTTTCACCAGTTCGTCGAAGGCGTACCGGGTCCAGGCGCGCTTGGTCGGCCAGTCCGCGACCGCGAGGGCCGGTTCGTCGTTGCCGAGCACCTTAAGTTCCTTGGAGAACACCGTGTTGTACGGCAGTTCCATTTGGTAGATCGTCACGCAGTCGGGGCCGAGCTTGATCGTCTTCTCGACGCACTGTTTCCAGTTGTCCCAGTCCTCGCCGACCATGCCTGCGATCAGGTCGAGGTTGATTTGCGGGAACCCGAGTTCGCGCGCCCAACCGAACGCGCGGTAGATCTCTTCTTCCAAGTGCGCACGACCATTGTACTGAAGGATCTCCGGCTTGAAGTTTTCAACGCCGAGGCTGAGCCGGGTGACGCCGTGCTTGCGGAGCATCTCCAGTTTGTGCTTCTGGAGCGTGCCCGGTTCGCACTCGAAGGTGATCTCGCGGGCCGAGTCCCACGGCATGATCTTGCGGAGCCGGGTCATCAGCCCGTCTAGCTGCGTGGCACTGAGGTACGACGGCGTGCCGCCGCCGAAGTAGACGTAATCGAGTGGGCGGCCCCCGACGCACGCGGTCTTGCTCAGCAGCTCGACTTCTTTGGTAATCGCGTCGAGGTACACCGAGATGTCGCTAGCGTTCTTGTCGGTGTAGACGCGGAAGTAGCAGAATTTGCAGCGCTTCCGGCAGAACGGAATATGCAGGTACAACCCGAGCGGCACCCCCGGGCGCGGCGGGGAGTTGATCGCCCGCTGCGCGTCCGGGAGGTACGAGTTGTTCCAGAACGAGAACTGCGGGTAGTTCGCGATGAAGTAGTTGCCCAGCCCGGTCTTCTCTTGTTCGGCAGCGCTTACAGTCATGGCGGAATCACTCGTCAAACGGTATCGGGATCAACGCCGAGTTCGCGGAGTCGGGCGGCGAGCTTTTCGGCACGGTGCTTCTCGGTTTCAGCGCGTTGCTTTTCGGCCTCGGCGCGCCTGTGTTCTTGTTCCGCGAGTCGGCGGGCGTCACTTCCGCGCTCTTCTGCGGTGGGGAGCAAAAGTCCGTTACGGTCCCAGACCCGTAACCAGTCCGCGATGTACCCGTGGTACTCGCCGCGCCAGGGGCCGATGTTGACTTCCATTTCCGGAATCCAGACCCGACCGGTCGAGTCAGGCGGGAGTAACTGGTACCTCCCGCGAACCAGTTCGTATACGTCGAGTCGGTTTCGGGCAGCGTCCCAAATCGCGTAATAAACGGCCGCGATACCCCGCTCGTACACCCAGAACTTTCCGGTGAACGGTGTGTCGTCCCGTTCTTCGGCCCCGCTCCCGGACACGTACTCCATCACGATCAGTGGGCGGATACCCTCTTGCCACAGGACGTATGAGCGACGGAACTCACCGTCGAGCGTCCGCGGCACATTGGGGACGTAATACCAGTCCGGAGATTTACACCCGGTGAGTGGGTCCGGCTTCGTGTGGTGCCAGTAGATGCCCGTATCAGCCCCAACGAAATAATTGTCGTCGGGGTGGAGTCGATTCAGAACCGGAAGGAGTATGTCGGAGAGTAGAGCGCTCTGTGGGTGTTCATAGGCGTTCTCCACGGGCTTGCCGTCCGTATCGGGGAGGTCGAGGTGCGTCGGGAGATCCACCTCGACGGGCGCGTCCGCGATCGACATCCGTTAGCCTCCCAGGGCGTTTACTTCTTCCCCAGGCAGTACACGACGCCCTTGTCGGTGCCCACGATCAAACAGTCCGGCCCGACAGCCACGGAACCGGAGACGGCCGAATCCAGAGTCAATTCCTGGAGCTTCTTGCCGGTCTTCAGGTCGAGAACGTAGAAATTCCCATCGTCGTTCAGGCACCCGACGAACACTTTCCCGTCCACGATCACCGGAGAGGCGTCCACTTGGCCCTCGGTGGTGAAGCTCCAAGCCTGTTTACCGGTCTTCGGGTTGAGACCGTACACCTTTTTGTCGCGGCTCCCCGCGACGACGATCTCGCCCGCCGCTGCGGACGCATAAAACGGCTGCTGCCGCGTGGCCGCCTCGAAGGACCATAGTTTCTCCTTCTTCTTCAGGTCGACCGCGACGACGGTGTTCGCCATCGTTCCCACGTAAGCGACGTCGTTCAGAATCGCCGCGGTTGCGGCCGCTTGCCCGCCGAGATCGACCGTGCCGAGTTCCTTACCGGTCTTCGCGTCGAGCATGTGGAGGACGCTGTCGCAGCCCGCGACGAAGGTGACGTCGCCGATCACCGCCGGGGTACCGTTCACCGGACCGTCCGTCTTCACGTCCCAGATTTTCTTGCCGTTCGCGTCGAGGCAGTAAAGCGTGGAGTCGTGTGAACCGATCAGGACGTTCGTGCCGTGGAAGTTGCACCCGGCCATGATCTCGCCGTTGGTCTCGAACTCCCACACTTTCGAGCCATCGGCGGCCTTCAGGCAGAAGAACTTGCCATCAAGGTTGCCCACATACACGCGATCGCCCTTCACGCTCGGCGACGCTTTCATCGCGCCGAGTTTGACCTTCCACTTCTGTTTGCCGGTCGCGAGGTCCAGGGCGTACAGATGTTTGTCGAGCGACGCGACGAAGACCACGCTTCCGGCGATGGCTGGTGCGCCCTCGATACCGCCCTGGTTCTTGCCGTCGCCGGTGTTGAACGACCAGCGAGCTTCGAGTTGTTCGGGCAGTTTTGACTTGCCCGTTCCGGTCATGAGCGGGTCGCCGCGAAATACCGGCCAGTCACCCGAAACGAACGCGGGAGAAAACGCGACCGCGACGAGCGCGGCGAGCGACAGAACGCGAGACATGGTGGGCACCTCACGAGTTACCACGCGGCCTGATACACCCTGAGAATGTCGGCTTCGGTCACCGGGCGGGGGTTAAAGCGTGCCGTCCACTGCTGATTCGCTTCTTCGGCTAGCAACTGGAGGATAGTGTCGCTGACCCCACATTCTTTCAGCGATTGTGGCAACCCGGCCGCGGCCGTCAGTTGCGACACGCGGGCGGCCAGCACCTCGGCGGCGGGCTGCCCGTTTGTGAGCCCGCGCTCCGCGACCAATTCCGCATACAGGTGCCCGGCGGCGGGTGCGTTAAAGCGGATCACGTGCGGGAGCATCACGCCGATTGCGACCCCGTGAGTGATGCCGTAATGGGCCGTCAGCGGGTTTGCGCAACTATGGCACACTCCGAGCATCGCATTCTCAATCGCCATCCCCGCGAGGTGCGAGCCGATCTGCATTGCGGACCGCGCGGCGAGGTCTTGCGGGGAACGCAGCGCGGTCTCGAAGTTCGGTTCGAGGTGATTGAACGCCGCCCGCGCGCACATCGCAGAAACCGGGTTCCGCTTGGTGCAGACGTAAGACTCGATTGCGTGGGCGACCGCGTCGATGCCCGTCACTGCGGTAACCGAACGCGGTTGGGAAAGCGTCAGTTCGGGATCAAGGATCGACACCCGGAACGCAGCCTTCTTGTCACCGCACGCCATTTTAAGGTGGCTGCGTTCGTCGGTGATGAGCGCGTAGCTCTGGGCTTCACTACCGGTCCCGGCAGTGGTGGGGACGCCGACTGAAGGGAGCATCGGCTTGGTCGCTTTGCCGTGCCCCTTGTAGTCGATCATCCGCCCGCCGTTGGTCAGGATGAAGTTGATCCCCTTGGCACAGTCCATCGAGCTACCGCCGCCGACGGCGACGATGCAATCGACTTTGTGGGCGCGTGCGAACACGACACCGGCGTCCACCTCGCGCTCGGTCGGGTTCTCCTTCACGCCGTCGAAGAGGAACACCTCCAGGCCGGCCTCGCGCATGATTTTCAGCGCGCGCTGCGGGTGGCCCACGTGTTCGAGACCGGGGTCGGTCACGAGTAACACGCGCGTGCCACCAACAGACTGAACCGCGGCGCCGAGTTGGGCCAGCGCGCCCGGCGCGAAGATCACGCGGCCGAGCGGCTCGAAATCAAACGGCGGCGGGCTTGCGTGCGTGCTGGAGTGCGCGCTGTTTGTAGAGGTGTGTAAAGAGGTTGCCTTCATGCGGCTGGTCCCAGGTCAACCGGTTGGTGGGTAGCGGCCCGATGTTCAGTCGCTCGATGTTCGCGCACGCCATGCACTCCGCGATGAACGCCGGGTCGTCGGTCAGGGCCGTGGCCGCGAGGGTGTAACCGATGCGTTTCAGCACATCGTATTGGGGGTATTCTATCACGCTGGCGTAGGGGAACAGGAACTCCTTGTTCGCCAGCGGGTGTTCGGGGCCGTCGCACCGGATGATCGTCGGCAGCAGCCACGCGCACCGGCCCTCTTTCACGAGCCGTGGCGTACCCCGCAGTTCTTGGGTTACGTCGCGTGCGCCGGGCGTTTTCAGCCCCTCGTCGACCATCGCGTTAATGGCTTCGGCGACTTCCGGCTTGGCAAACGCGCTAATTTCGCAGTTGGGATCGTCCCAGGGGCGCGCCTTCGCTCCGGCGAGCTTCTTCGCCAGCCCCGTGGCAATAGCGTCCGCGTTGCGCGGCGTCCAGATGGCACTGGCGTTCACGCACGCCCGCCCGCCGTTCGCCGCAACCGCTTCGGCCAACAGGTCGAGGTGCCGTTCCCAGTTGTCGGCTTGATCTTCGCCGAAAATGATCTTCGAGTACCCGGTGCCGTGGATCTCGACGCGGTGATCGTTCTTGTACGGGGCCATGCTCCGGTCGTCGCCGAACGCCATGCTGCGCCCGCACAACCGGAGGATGTCGGCCGAACCCGCGTGATCGGTCGGGAGGAACCCGAGCACGCTCGCGGGCACGCCAGCTTTGAGGAACGCTTGCAGCACACGGTACGGCGTCCACGGCTCCTCGCGCCCGGGCTTCAGTAGTAGTGGAATCTTGAACGCCAGCGTCGGCACCCACAGCGAGTGAACGCCGGGCGAGTTGGACGGCAGCACCGCACCGAAGACGTTCGTGGTCGGGTAGAACGCCTGCATCCGACCGCCCGCGGTGGAGTACCCCTGGTCGAGTACCTCGATCGGCATCCCGCGCGTCAACCCGCCGATGACTTCTTCGATGTTGTCGAGGACGTAGTGCACTTTTCGCGCGTTCCGGTCGCAGAACACCAGCGCGCTACCGGTCGTGGCAGAGAGGTTCCGCGTGTACTGGTCGAACGTCAGTTCGGTGTCGCCGCAGGGCAGGGCGGCGTTCAGGAAGTAATCCGCGGCCTTCTTGTACATCGCGAGGATGTCGCGCACGGGGATGGCCGCGAGTTCCTTGTGCGCCCGCTCCATGTTGCTGACGTCGCGGGCGATCATCGAACCCGTGACCTGGCTCACTTCCGCGACCGGTTCCCCGGTGACGTGGTGAACCAGGGTCGCTTTCTCCAGACTGGTGTACGTTTTGCCAAAGCGGAGAGCGGGGATCTGGATCATGTGGTGCGAGCGGGGTGAAGGTGTTTCGCGGGCGGGGCGGGCCTCAATGGGGACATACCGGATTCAGGTCGCCCCCTAACGACATTATGGCGACAGAGCACTTTTGGCTCCAGTATCGGCTTCCGAATCGCCCGTACCGCGTGTACAAACCCGGTTCACGCATTTTTCAATTTGCATCAGCGCCGTTTCCGTTCCAAAGTCGAAGCAGTTCGCTTGCCATCCGCCGATCATACCAACAGACGTTGAAGTTTCAGTGCGAGTCCCGCCCCTCAATCCGGTACACCCACGATCCCTGATTCCTTCGGTACGGGTCGGCGCAGGATCTAACAACTAACCCGCGGTTCCCGCGGTCGGACCGATCCTGTAAGCTTTTGTTTACAACTACTGAGAGACACACAATGCGCCCAAATCCCTTCCGCAGAGGTTTTACCCTCATTGAGTTGCTGGTGGTGATCGCGATCATCGCGGTCCTCATCGGGTTGCTGCTCCCGGCCGTGCAAAAGGTGCGCGAGGCCGCGGCCCGGATGTCGTGCAGTAACAATATGAAGCAACTCGGGTTAGCTGCGGCCAACTACGAAAGCTCGTATGGCTACCTGCCGCCCGGCAACAACAGTGTGAGCGCGATCGGCACCTTTGGCTACCTGCTGCCGTTCGTGGAACAGGACAACATTTACCAACTGATCGAACCGGCGAAACTCGCGATCCCCGGGACCGGCGTGTGGTACTCCGGGAACTCGTGGACGGCCGCGAACTACCGGGTCAAGATGTTCCAGTGCCCGTCGGACGGGTCGGACAACGTGACCGCGTCGACCGGGGTTTGGGCGTATGTGTACGTCAACGGTCCCACGCCGAGCGCCGGTTCGTGGTCGCCGACCGCTTACCCGACCCTCGGGAAGACCAACTACGCTCCGAATGCCGGGTACCTGGGGGCGGCAAACACATCACTGACCGGCCCGTTCTTCACGAACTCCAAGACGACAATTACCGCGATTTCTGACGGTACATCCAACACCATCGGCTTCGGCGAGTACCTCGGCGGTCACAACCCCGGCACCCGCGACTACGTGAGCACGTGGATGGGCACCGGTGGGCTCCCGACCGCGTGGGGGCTGACCGAAACGAGCGAGTGGTATCAGTTTGGTGGCCGGCACACGGGCGGCGTGCTGTTCGCGTTCTGTGACGGCTCCGTTCGCTCGCTCCGCCGCGGGATGGATTCGAGCGCGTTCGTGTTCCTGTCGGGGATGAACGACGGGGTCGTTGTCACCAACGTGGACTGAACCATACTCGTTGCCCTCGCTCCCTTTGGGGTGAGAGCCGACAGGAGATCAACGATGCCTCGAATTCTCGCCGTGGTTCTGAGTGGATTGGTTCTTGCCCTCGCGACCGGGTGCGGAGGTGGGACACAGGCGCCTCAAGAAGTTCCTCCCGCACCGGGGAAGGGGGCTGCGCCAAACAAGGCGGCACCCGTTCCACCCCCTCCGGCCCCGCCGAAGCGGAGCTAAGTTAAAAGACAAACGCCCCGCCTGTTGGCGGGGCGTTTGTCTTTTTTGCAAGTCGCAGTTACCGATCAATACACGCCGACGACAGTTCCGCCGGCGAGTTCCGCGAACGGTCGCACACCGCTCACCCCGTCCCACGGGTACTTCTCGAACGGCTTCTCCCGCTCGCCCTCGTCGCGCTCCGGGAACCGCGGAACGAAGAACTCCTTCGTGAACGTGCTCAGGAGCACGCGCCCGGTCCCGCCGTAGGGCACCACTTCGTCGTAGTTCTTCGGGTTCACGACCTCGATCACGGCCCGCGGTTGCGGGGCGTAGTAGCTGATCTTGAACCCGTCTTCCGGGCCGATCGGCTTCGAGCACGCGAGGCCCATCAGCGTGTTGCCGTAGGTCGGCGTCATGTACACGTCGCCGTTGTCGAGCATCTCCTCGTAGGCTTCGCGCGTGAACTGCGGGGTGAACTCGGTGCCGCCGGAGAAGATGCCGGTGATGCCGGCCTGCTTGATCGACCGCAGCCCGCCACGCGGGACCGGCTTGCCGAGCGACCGGTACTTGTCTTCGAGCTTCCCGCCGCGGAGCGCCTCGTCGAGCGCCGCGAGCAGCTTCGGCGTGGTGAACATGCACTTGATGTCGTGCCCGCCGGCCAGGATCGTGAGCGCCTGGTCGATGCAGTGGTCCTTGTACGCTTGCGCTTCCGCGATCTTGCGCTCCTTCAGGCACTTCACGACGTAGCGCGGGTCGAGGTCGATCGCGAAGCAGATGCCCCCGCGGTACTGTGCGAGGTGCTCGATCGCGAGCCGGAGGCGCCGGGGGCCGCTCGGCCCGAGCATGAGCCAGTTGGCCCCGCGCGGGAAGTACTGGTCCGGCAGCGTGTCGGACATCATTTCGTAGTCGATCTTGAAGTCGTCGATCACGATTCGCGACTTCGGCAGCCCGGTCGTTCCGCCGGTCTCGAAGACGTACACGCCGCGATCCGCGAGTCCCTTCGGCACCCACCGGCGCACCGGGCCGCCGCGGAGCCAGTCGTCCTCGAAGATCGGGAACTTCTTCACGTCGTCCCACCCGTTCACATCGGTGAGCGGATTGAAGTTGAACGTCTTCGCCTTTTCGAGCCAGAACGGGGTACCGGTGGCGGGGTCGAAGTGCCACCGCACGATCTCGCGAATGTGCGCGTCGAGCGCGGTCCGCGCGTTCTTGATGCGCTCTTCGAGCGTGGTGCCGGTTACAGGGGCCGGCTTACCTGGCGTGTCTTTCACGTCACCTCCCGGAAAGGGTTTGTCCCTCAATACGGGCCGTTAATCCCGTACTACAAGAATCAAATTACTCGTCTTGGTCGCACCGAGCACGTTATTCCGACGGGAATGCAAAGGGCGGGTGGCGGAAGTTCCCGAGTGCGCGATTCTGTCACCGCGCGGTCCGGACGATCCGGGCGGCTTTCATCTCGAATCGGGGTAGACTGCCCGGCGCAGCGGCTGTCACGTCCACGCGAAAGAACAACTCATCGCGGATCGCCCGGCCGATGTTGTCCGCGAGGCTGTTCCCGTCGCCGCTCGCGGGTTCGACTTCCAGACGCAGGTCCGCGAGCGGGTTCGTGTGGTCCACGTGAATCCGGTACTCGGCGACCGCGGGGAACCGGCGGACGATCGCCTCGATCGCGCTCGGGTACAGATTGTTCCCGCGCACGTGGAGCATATCGTCTGCACGCCCCAGAATGCCCCCATCGAGCCGGCGCCACGAGCGACCCGTCGGGTCGGGCGAGGTGGCGACGCGCACCATGTCGCCGGTCCGGTACCGGATGAGCGGGCTCCCCATGCGACCGAGGTTCGTCAGCACCAACTCGCCGCTTTCACCTTCGGCGACGGGCAGCCCGGTTCGCGAGTTCACAACTTCCGCGAGGTAGTCACATTCTAAGAGGTACATCTCGCCCGGTCGCCCGGCTGCTTCCACCGCGGTCGGCCCCATCTCAGTCATGCCGTAGTGGTCGAAGACGCGAGCGCCCCAAACAGCTTCCAGGCGCTGCCGCGTCGCCGGGATGTTCCCGCCCGGTTCACCGGCAACCACAATCGCGCGCACCGCGC
This region of Gemmata massiliana genomic DNA includes:
- a CDS encoding DUF1559 domain-containing protein — translated: MRPNPFRRGFTLIELLVVIAIIAVLIGLLLPAVQKVREAAARMSCSNNMKQLGLAAANYESSYGYLPPGNNSVSAIGTFGYLLPFVEQDNIYQLIEPAKLAIPGTGVWYSGNSWTAANYRVKMFQCPSDGSDNVTASTGVWAYVYVNGPTPSAGSWSPTAYPTLGKTNYAPNAGYLGAANTSLTGPFFTNSKTTITAISDGTSNTIGFGEYLGGHNPGTRDYVSTWMGTGGLPTAWGLTETSEWYQFGGRHTGGVLFAFCDGSVRSLRRGMDSSAFVFLSGMNDGVVVTNVD
- a CDS encoding phenylacetate--CoA ligase family protein, whose product is MPTVPLDTPADQLRSAQLAAVRRLLAAVIPGNPFYARKFSGRDPREVDSMEAFARLPFTTKAELTANQAEYPPYGSNLTFPIEHYTRFHQTSGTTTGRPLHWLDTLESWEWLIGCWHTNFALFGLTQKDRLFFPFSFGPFLGFWSAFEAASRAGFLTMPGGGMTSTGRLRFLLEHRCTVLFATPTYALHLAELAAKEGVDLANSAVRAIVVAGEPGGNIPATRQRLEAVWGARVFDHYGMTEMGPTAVEAAGRPGEMYLLECDYLAEVVNSRTGLPVAEGESGELVLTNLGRMGSPLIRYRTGDMVRVATSPDPTGRSWRRLDGGILGRADDMLHVRGNNLYPSAIEAIVRRFPAVAEYRIHVDHTNPLADLRLEVEPASGDGNSLADNIGRAIRDELFFRVDVTAAAPGSLPRFEMKAARIVRTAR
- a CDS encoding Uma2 family endonuclease, giving the protein MSIADAPVEVDLPTHLDLPDTDGKPVENAYEHPQSALLSDILLPVLNRLHPDDNYFVGADTGIYWHHTKPDPLTGCKSPDWYYVPNVPRTLDGEFRRSYVLWQEGIRPLIVMEYVSGSGAEERDDTPFTGKFWVYERGIAAVYYAIWDAARNRLDVYELVRGRYQLLPPDSTGRVWIPEMEVNIGPWRGEYHGYIADWLRVWDRNGLLLPTAEERGSDARRLAEQEHRRAEAEKQRAETEKHRAEKLAARLRELGVDPDTV
- a CDS encoding coproporphyrinogen-III oxidase family protein produces the protein MTVSAAEQEKTGLGNYFIANYPQFSFWNNSYLPDAQRAINSPPRPGVPLGLYLHIPFCRKRCKFCYFRVYTDKNASDISVYLDAITKEVELLSKTACVGGRPLDYVYFGGGTPSYLSATQLDGLMTRLRKIMPWDSAREITFECEPGTLQKHKLEMLRKHGVTRLSLGVENFKPEILQYNGRAHLEEEIYRAFGWARELGFPQINLDLIAGMVGEDWDNWKQCVEKTIKLGPDCVTIYQMELPYNTVFSKELKVLGNDEPALAVADWPTKRAWTRYAFDELVKAGYEVSSATTVVKSKAKTRFVYREALWRGADMFGTGVASFGHVNGVHIQNVDTWEAYVARLDAGELPLGRAFPTAERDRLIREIVLLLKTGHLDVGYFRDKYQVDIRDEFRAAFEKLESDGWLNVTGESIDCTPDGLIQIDRHLPTFFDPQYISSRYT
- a CDS encoding glycine cleavage system protein H — translated: MSEPLTFMMGKHPAPVPGDLRYCKNHMWCRPGEDGVHVFGFTAYAVRLMQDVYFLEWRIEPGLVTAKQEIGFIETQKATSGLYAPGAGRIVRFNAALLEDPGTINLDNYGRGWLFELTGELTDTLDPSAYFAHLEAGWEATQRVLKGQINASDE
- a CDS encoding outer membrane protein assembly factor BamB family protein, which produces MSRVLSLAALVAVAFSPAFVSGDWPVFRGDPLMTGTGKSKLPEQLEARWSFNTGDGKNQGGIEGAPAIAGSVVFVASLDKHLYALDLATGKQKWKVKLGAMKASPSVKGDRVYVGNLDGKFFCLKAADGSKVWEFETNGEIMAGCNFHGTNVLIGSHDSTLYCLDANGKKIWDVKTDGPVNGTPAVIGDVTFVAGCDSVLHMLDAKTGKELGTVDLGGQAAATAAILNDVAYVGTMANTVVAVDLKKKEKLWSFEAATRQQPFYASAAAGEIVVAGSRDKKVYGLNPKTGKQAWSFTTEGQVDASPVIVDGKVFVGCLNDDGNFYVLDLKTGKKLQELTLDSAVSGSVAVGPDCLIVGTDKGVVYCLGKK
- a CDS encoding iron-containing alcohol dehydrogenase, translating into MKATSLHTSTNSAHSSTHASPPPFDFEPLGRVIFAPGALAQLGAAVQSVGGTRVLLVTDPGLEHVGHPQRALKIMREAGLEVFLFDGVKENPTEREVDAGVVFARAHKVDCIVAVGGGSSMDCAKGINFILTNGGRMIDYKGHGKATKPMLPSVGVPTTAGTGSEAQSYALITDERSHLKMACGDKKAAFRVSILDPELTLSQPRSVTAVTGIDAVAHAIESYVCTKRNPVSAMCARAAFNHLEPNFETALRSPQDLAARSAMQIGSHLAGMAIENAMLGVCHSCANPLTAHYGITHGVAIGVMLPHVIRFNAPAAGHLYAELVAERGLTNGQPAAEVLAARVSQLTAAAGLPQSLKECGVSDTILQLLAEEANQQWTARFNPRPVTEADILRVYQAAW
- a CDS encoding aldehyde dehydrogenase family protein; translation: MIQIPALRFGKTYTSLEKATLVHHVTGEPVAEVSQVTGSMIARDVSNMERAHKELAAIPVRDILAMYKKAADYFLNAALPCGDTELTFDQYTRNLSATTGSALVFCDRNARKVHYVLDNIEEVIGGLTRGMPIEVLDQGYSTAGGRMQAFYPTTNVFGAVLPSNSPGVHSLWVPTLAFKIPLLLKPGREEPWTPYRVLQAFLKAGVPASVLGFLPTDHAGSADILRLCGRSMAFGDDRSMAPYKNDHRVEIHGTGYSKIIFGEDQADNWERHLDLLAEAVAANGGRACVNASAIWTPRNADAIATGLAKKLAGAKARPWDDPNCEISAFAKPEVAEAINAMVDEGLKTPGARDVTQELRGTPRLVKEGRCAWLLPTIIRCDGPEHPLANKEFLFPYASVIEYPQYDVLKRIGYTLAATALTDDPAFIAECMACANIERLNIGPLPTNRLTWDQPHEGNLFTHLYKQRALQHARKPAAV